A part of Crassostrea angulata isolate pt1a10 chromosome 5, ASM2561291v2, whole genome shotgun sequence genomic DNA contains:
- the LOC128183609 gene encoding sperm-associated antigen 17-like isoform X1, translating into MSKAGKRVKSGSGQGGAKWEQPLLAATFDEESWKANVTFVVGEKPEDYTWIDILGATIAAGSRRLFSVISKEQLEAEVKELGNPKGKKPKEVPQHFEVCEPCKIHLDNGEEIPLPLLARLIKFKLLAIKANDLKRRETEKKLGQGGKKKKAADGKDKGKGGKDKPKSAGKGKGGGKKTPEPPSAKEGSKLRKRGEEDDEGKYIDDEPDDGAQHYVVIYGFHNPHLIAYLSELGITVESIVKISSQDYSRFQKQEVPDVEKDEKTLALEEVERNQKQKLKKELKQYWKDVLLLLQKPPDGSNLHNIARKDYEVKNLIVPENLEDPEQKNNLGTALFEDIACMVYDLIDAKRQYQTYLDNLKLLHIPVPGEVAQTQEEKPAVSAAPTPQQTTAPSIPSIHPDQLETKVEVDMRYYNDLMNCIPQESASIPLMMHCMLEQVAATEEGKDPPSEQLPPRRADGINTNLVSHISNMAFKLALSEDEHSMLSDIFDLPERPPETLNQPLLMNIHDDICIRTNHLKTIYGFNPQEVEKEMLKKLPFENLIHIPRPASSVAKERAARLQELIHFSATDGLSQSEIDRAFKQFVFECMDLAGTDPNGFIITRDSEGLEHSAIPWDDPYPFFRGMIPKHEKASKEEFMSTPSEERSGAHTVTINVVKWSDMELIDYEVPDTPSSGPSTGEVTPNSSQEMLTSQKSDQTLRKSRSKKKSSTSAVSPTPIPPDELKRMEKSPDPSDRSRPSTADSKKGTLRPSSRSSSGGRRSRSNSVHFEKDAAGHPIRHIELEDKEVTEEEPVKTAEESMHEIVDAQKRVLDQWCFAEHYEPHVLLQVLKETSYLLPFMDTYYNKRDNSMMVVLHNPFNTEFQNHVDWHTELHSNLGFRNYLEYVAESVADWMQEEEAKYSAHLLSRELDKMQQDEDAAAKAAELAAKKGKKSPRKSPSRSKSPKSRASSHERSSSANSNMFVRANSLKAWKEEQDRAKAEEEEKERAQSAKRARSAQKRAEKDAEKDKKRPGSRGSAKSKSSKEREAEPQEPPSEENLAPPERFWPFTGYDVGNKLIHVSGITTSMFPCDGGQIRTERLEFVQGTTSIKSTILKDGHNFTVHILDPKEGTEETDADEDMPSPANEKAEFEKSEKDDAKTTDGDRGSSAQKTLKSDGDKSSVSAFGSITAQLMDGMTLALSQFGATGESKDGKKYEPIPYTPPPSTPLPGPPPSPTKSKKGDKKGAPTPEPPPPATPLEDEEKKDQEEKKDEEKPLQQPFQQLYVSCPDGLNVKFMLESSLGMKPIAEDDRRLLVKQSYPYKTKGEQDCEAVRRKYALKETSRIMTSEGTVIKMMEDGSIEVLYADGTISVHRGHWEVPRRRSVSPQRPESQDEERGSWTTTYPTGEKIMYKGNGDMEELKAVMISVASDPETNQTMATRDDHVITVSYPDGTTIVEHADGTRITTYYRENTMNAEEGQEMEMEKEFNSQTVKFVKVECPAYATVEFNCATSENLTIFGNGSTINVFPDGYYMLHHWDGGRCEVDTEGTVTYYPRPDKVTEQLLPERELQYVLRHNADVIIETVDTDGNVFNVKSNGDFQCIPVNGDEMSDVSNEDLPKSEKKLSTYREHAPRFLIIHADGSGTELLRYQDIAEYLTNAEQSPATAVLKDELANFPGVTGITILKPYIGGPSERWLKKYDQESIIPHGIRCRDLTTLPPKEFKTPGSKFGANLGQGLSVGGAVKQPVRIPILKCPSVLELRQMIQYKPVSASLREKLQSGLREYAEYIIERNKVADYMQVVDPRTEEEKINASDLQEIGLQQAKDKNYASANVKELYERATAPPEPSPPPTPQPKRTQADWERDQREVSEEKAGREALKKRNIPSYFDSEFGKAFLLTQAKDVDEILRELSADPRKDGTEAVRGQLSGQSGQQMSPVTSAYPARSLAAVTSVQSDRSSMSPVDTLPPKNVPDTPLSYADNEIRGVYTETVPSRGGVRPGNPTPAHAQGQGSPAPIRPQNPTPVHAGKDKTGRPINPTPKHAGGGMDSPSDLPSQLDYPAIIMEQPLEEEVEDEVDGEELTLTKSLKVNVLGQPRKNPVPLPTGIKGGRPGAIPNIKYISIEEPVRRKVNTSLTAGASIKGQNQLSHMSGLILFPEEVEFGVLKEGCTYCYTVYLKNTGIDSCRFRIKQPPPATGLRIIYNPGPIAAGMRMELNVELYAIAVGVEGEMGVGSVRHDLEIVTQTDVLFLPIAATVLTAYEYDHRSPNSPKGGKSKGAKLVSTKPPATTGIIRPRKTPLGIGNTSASSFVR; encoded by the exons ATGTCAAAAGCAGGGAAAAGAGTTAAAAGTGGTTCAGGACAAGGAGGTGCCAAATGGGAACAACCACTGTTGGCCGCTACTTTTGACGAG GAAAGTTGGAAGGCTAATGTGACATTTGTGGTAGGCGAGAAACCTGAAGATTATACATGGATTGATATCCTTGGGGCTACCATCGCTGCAGGATCCAGAAGACTTTTCAGTGTAATCTCTAAGGAGCAGCTGGAGGCTGAG GTCAAAGAATTGGGAAACCCAAAAGGCAAGAAACCAAAGGAAGTTCCCCAACATTTTGAAGTGTGTGAGCCATGCAAAATACACTTGGATAATGGTGAAGAAATACCACTGCCTCTCCTAGCACGGCTCATTAAGTTTAAACTTTTGGCAATCAAAGCTAATGATCTTAAGCGCAGGGAAACAGAAAAGAAG CTAGGGCAAggtggtaagaaaaaaaag gcTGCAGATGGTAAGGACAAAGGAAAAGGAGGAAAAGATAAACCAAAGTCTGCAGGGAAGGGGAAAGGGGGAGGAAAGAAGACCCCAGAGCCCCCCTCAGCCAAGGAGGGGTCCAAACTGAGGAAGCGAGGGGAAGAGGATGATGAAGGAAAATACATAG ATGATGAGCCAGATGACGGAGCTCAGCACTACGTGGTCATCTACGGCTTCCACAACCCACACCTGATCGCCTACCTGTCTGAGCTGGGGATCACTGTGGAGTCCATTGTAAAAATCAGCTCTCAGGATTACTCCAGGTTCCAGAAACAGGAAGTTCCAGATGTGGAGAAAGATGAAAAAACATTAG CTTTAGAAGAAGTGGAGAGAAATCAGAAGCAGAAACTGAAGAAAGAGCTGAAGCAGTACTGGAAGGATGTGCTGTTGTTACTGCAGAAGCCACCAGATGGCAGTAACCTCCACAACATCGCCCGGAAAGACTATGAGGTCAAGAACCTCATTGTCCCTGAAAACCTTGAAGATCCGGAGCAGAAG AATAACTTGGGAACAGCACTGTTTGAGGATATTGCCTGTATGGTGTATGACTTGATTGATGCCAAGCGACAGTACCAGACTTACCTGGACAACCTAAAGCTATTACATATTCCTGTCCCTGGGGAAGTGGCCCAGACTCAAG AAGAGAAGCCTGCAGTCTCTGCTGCCCCCACCCCCCAGCAGACCACCGCTCCCAGCATCCCGTCCATTCACCCAGACCAGTTGGAGACCAAGGTGGAGGTGGACATGAGGTACTACAATGACCTGATGAACTGTATCCCTCAGGAGAGCGCCAGCATCCCGCTGATGATGCACTGCATGCTGGAACAG GTGGCAGCTACAGAGGAAGGAAAGGACCCACCCAGTGAACAGCTCCCACCCAGACGGGCTGATGGAATTAACACTAACCTAGTGTCCCACATCAGTAACATGGCATTCAAACTGGCTCTGTCCGAAGATGAACACAGT ATGCTGTCGGACATATTTGATTTACCAGAAAGACCCCCTGAAACTCTGAACCAGCCACTtctcatgaatattcatgatgACATTTGCATCCGTACCAACCACCTGAAGACAATTTACGGATTCAATCCACAGGAGGTGGAGAAAGAGATGTTGAAGAAACTCCCCTTTGAAAACTTGATTCACATTCCCCGCCCTGCCTCTTCTGTGGCCAAGGAGCGAGCGGCCCGCCTACAGGAGCTGATACATTTCAGTGCCACTGATGGCCTCTCCCAGTCAG AAATTGACCGCGCCTTCAAGCAGTTTGTGTTTGAGTGTATGGACTTGGCTGGTACTGATCCCAACGGTTTTATCATTACTCGGGACAGCGAGGGATTGGAGCATTCTGCAATCCCATGGGATGATCCTTATCCGTTCTTCAGAGGAATGATCCCCAAACATGAAAAAGCCTCAAAAGAAGAATTTATGTCCACACCATCAGAGGAAAGATCAG GTGCCCATACTGTCACAATAAATGTTGTCAAGT GGAGTGATATGGAGTTGATTGACTATGAGGTGCCCGATACTCCTTCTTCAGGTCCCAGTACAGGGGAAGTAACTCCCAATAGTTCGCAGGAGATGCTCACGTCACAAAAATCTGACCAGACTTTGAGAAAGTCTAGGTCAAAGAAGAAATCGTCCACAA GTGCTGTATCTCCTACCCCAATTCCTCCTGATGAACTGAAAAGAATGGAAAAAAGTCCCGATCCCAGCGATCGATCCCGACCCTCCACAGCGGACAGTAAGAAGGGGACCCTACGCCCCTCCTCCCGCTCCAGCTCAGGAGGAAGACGATCCCGCAGTAACTCGG TCCACTTTGAGAAGGATGCAGCAGGACATCCCATCAGACACATAGAGCTCGAAGACAAGGAAGTGACAGAGGAAGAGCCAGTTAAGACGGCAGAGGAAAGCATGCACGAGATTGTGGACGCCCAGAAACGCGTGCTGGACCAGTGGTGCTTTGCTGAACACTATGAACCGCATGTACTGTTACAG GTGTTGAAAGAGACAAGCTATCTGCTGCCTTTCATGGACACCTATTACaacaagagagataactccaTGATGGTGGTCTTACACAACCCCTTCAACACGGAGTTCCAGAACCACGTAGATTGGCACACAGAACTTCATAGTAATTTGGGATTTAG GAATTACCTGGAGTATGTCGCCGAATCTGTTGCTGACTGGATGCAGGAGGAGGAGGCTAAATATAGCGCCCATCTGCTGAGTCGGGAACTGGACAAAATGCAGCAGGATGAGGATGCTGCAGCCAAAGCAGCAGAGTTAGCCGCCAAAAAGGGCAAGAAGTCACCACGAAAATCACCAA GCCGATCGAAGAGTCCCAAATCGAGAGCAAGCAGCCATGAGAGATCTTCCTCTGCAAACAGCAACATGTTTGTCCGTGCTAACTCCCTGAAGGCATGGAAGGAGGAGCAGGATCGTGCTAAGGCTGAGGAGGAGGAGAAGGAGAGAGCACAGAGTGCTAAGAGGGCACGATCTGCTCAGAAAAGG GCTGAAAAGGACGCTGAGAAGGATAAGAAAAGGCCAGGCTCTCGAGGAAGTGCAAAGTCCAAATCTTCCAAGGAGAGGGAGGCAGAGCCCCAGGAACCACCCTCAGAGGAGAACTTGGCACCCCCAGAGAGATTCTGGCCG TTTACCGGCTATGATGTAGGAAACAAACTGATCCATGTATCTGGAATCACAACTTCAATGTTCCCCTGTGATGGCGGTCAGATCAGGACAGAGAGATTGGAGTTTGTTCAAG gTACAACTAGCATAAAGTCAACAATTTTGAAGGATGGCCATAACTTTACCGTCCATATTCTGGATCCCAAGGAAGGGACTGAGGAGACCGATGCTGATGAGGACATGCCCTCACCAGCCAATGAAAAGGCAGAGTTTGAGAAGTCTGAAAAAGATG ATGCTAAAACAACTGATGGAGACCGAGGAAGCAGTGCCCAGAAGACGTTGAAGTCTGATGGTGACAAGAGCTCAGTCAGTGCATTCGGATCCATCACAGCCCAGCTAATGGACGGAATGACCCTGGCTCTCAGTCAGTTTGGGGCCACAGGAGAATCCAAAGATG GGAAAAAATACGAACCCATTCCTTACACTCCACCTCCATCTACACCACTTCCTGGACCACCCCCTTCCCCCACAAAAAGCAAGAAGGGGGACAAGAAAGGGGCACCTACACCTGAACCACCTCCACCAGCAACA CCACTGGAAGATGAGGAGAAGAAGGACCAGGAGGAGAAGAAAGATGAGGAGAAGCCGTTACAACAGCCGTTCCAGCAGCTGTATGTCTCCTGTCCTGATGGACTCAATGTCAAGTTCATGCTGGAGAGCTCACTGG GCATGAAACCAATAGCAGAAGATGACAGGCGTCTGCTCGTTAAACAGAGCTATCCCTACAAGACCAAGGGAGAGCAAGACTGCGAGGCAGTGAGGCGGAAGTATGCACTGAAGGAGACCTCCCGAATCATGACTTCAGAGGGAACCGTCATCAAAATGATGGAGGATGGAAGTATTGAG GTTTTGTATGCTGATGGCACAATCAGCGTGCACAGGGGACACTGGGAGGTTCCTAGGAGGAGAAGTGTCTCCCCACAGAGACCAGAGAGTCAGGACGAGGAGAGGGGGTCATGGACCACCACCTACCCCACAGGGGAGAAAATCATGTATAAAGGGAACGGGGACATGGAGGAACTAAAGGCCGTCATGATCTCTGTGGCCTCTGATCCAGAGACCAATCAG ACAATGGCCACCAGAGATGACCATGTGATCACCGTCAGCTACCCTGATGGCACCACTATCGTGGAGCACGCTGATGGGACAAGAATCACCACCTACTACAGGGAGAACACAATGAATGCCGAGGAGGGCCAGGAAATGG AAATGGAAAAGGAGTTTAACTCCCAGACAGTTAAATTCGTGAAGGTGGAATGTCCAGCCTATGCTACTGTGGAGTTTAACTGTGCCACTAGTGAGAACCTGACAATTTTTGGGAATGGCTCCACCATCAATGTCTTCCCTGACGGTTACTACATGCTGCACCACTGGGATGGAGGCCGCTGCGAGGTGGATACCGAGGGCACCGTCACATACTACCCCCGCCCAGACAAAGTCACAGAGCAGCTGCTACCAGAGAGAGAGCTACAGTACGTCCTACGACACAATGCGGATGTTATCATAGAAACTGTGGACACAGATGGAAACGTGTTCAATGTGAAATCCAATGGAGACTTCCAATGTATCCCAGTTAACGGAGACGAAATGTCAGATGTCAGTAATGAGGATTTGCCGAAATCCGAGAAGAAACTTTCGACCTACAGGGAGCATGCTCCAAGGTTCCTCATCATCCATGCGGACGGAAGTGGGACGGAGCTACTGAGATACCAGGATATTGCGGAGTATCTGACTAATGCGGAACAGAGTCCCGCTACAGCTGTATTGAAGGACGAACTAGCTAATTTCCCAGGCGTCACAGGAATCACCATCTTGAAACCATACATTGGCGGACCATCAGAGAGATGGCTGAAGAAATACGATCAGGAGTCCATCATTCCGCATGGAATCAGGTGCAGAGATCTGACTACTCTGCCTCCTAAAGAATTCAAGACACCTGGTTCTAAATTTGGAGCAAATTTAGGTCAAGGTCTCTCTGTGGGCGGGGCTGTTAAACAACCAGTCAGGATTCCTATCCTGAAGTGCCCCAGTGTGTTGGAGCTCAGACAGATGATTCAGTACAAGCCTGTTTCTGCATCACTCAGAGAAAA GTTACAGAGTGGATTGAGGGAGTATGCTGAGTATATAATTGAGAGGAACAAAGTGGCGGATTACATGCAGGTGGTGGATCCAAGAACTGAGGAGGAGAAGATCAACGCCTCTGATCTCCAGGAAATAGGTCTCCAGCAGGCCAAGGACAAGAACTATGCTTCAG CCAATGTCAAAGAGCTGTATGAGAGGGCCACAGCTCCCCCCGAGCCAAGCCCCCCACCCACACCACAGCCCAAGAGGACCCAGGCTGACTGGGAACGTGACCAGAGAGAGGTCTCGGAGGAAAAGGCTGGGAGGGAGGCACTCAAAAAGAGAAACATTCCCAGTTATTTTGACAGCGAGTTTGGCAAAGCTTTCCTGCTCACTCAAGCCAAAGATGTGGACGAGATTTTAAGGGAGCTGTCGGCCGACCCCAGGAAAGATGGAACTGAGGCTGTCAGAGGTCAGCTGTCCGGCCAGAGTGGTCAACAAATGAGTCCTGTTACCAGCGCCTACCCTGCTAGAT CACTGGCCGCAGTGACCTCAGTTCAGAGTGATCGATCAAGCATGTCGCCAGTGGATACGTTACCCCCTAAAAACGTACCAGACACACCCTTGTCTTATGCAG ATAATGAAATAAGAGGAG TGTACACAGAAACAGTACCTTCTCGAGGAGGGGTGAGACCAGGTAACCCAACCCCAGCACATGCCCAGGGTCAAGGGTCACCTGCCCCCATCCGACCCCAGAATCCAACCCCTGTCCATGCAGGAAAGGATAAAACCGGAAGACCAA TCAATCCAACCCCCAAACATGCTGGAGGAGGAATGGACTCACCCTCAGATTTACCATCACAGCTTGACTACCCTGCCATAATAATGGAACAGCCTTTAGAGGAGGAAG TGGAAGATGAAGTTGATGGTGAAGAATTGACCTTGACCAAAAGTCTGAAGGTCAATGTTCTTGGTCAGCCCCGAAAGAACCCAGTGCCCTTGCCAACTGGAATAAAAGGTGGTCGTCCAGGAGCCATTCCAAATATCAAG TACATTTCCATTGAGGAGCCAGTGAGGAGAAAAGTCAACACCTCCCTGACCGCGGGGGCCTCCATAAAGGGACAGAACCAGCTCTCCCACATGAGTGGGTTGATCCTGTTCCCTGAGGAGGTTGAGTTTGGGGTCCTGAAGGAAGGTTGTACATACTGTTACACAGTGTACCTCAAAAACACAGGGATTGATTCCTGTAGGTTCAGGATCAAGCAGCCTCCCCCAGCCACGGGGCTTAGGATCATCTATAATCCAGGCCCA ATTGCGGCTGGAATGAGGATGGAGTTGAATGTTGAGCTGTACGCCATTGCTGTGGGGGTAGAGGGTGAGATGGGGGTGGGGTCAGTCCGCCACGACCTGGAAATTGTCACCCAGACAGACGTCCTCTTCCTTCCTATCGCAGCAA CTGTTCTGACGGCTTATGAATATGACCACAGAAGTCCCAACAGTCCAAAGGGAGGCAAATCCAAGGGAGCTAAACTAGTGTCCACCAAGCCACCAGCTACCACTGGCATCATCCGCCCCCGTAAAACACCGCTAGGAA ttggTAACACCAGTGCTTCTTCCTTTGTGAGATGA